A genomic region of uncultured Roseibium sp. contains the following coding sequences:
- a CDS encoding DUF599 family protein translates to MHALSNLDIAAAVWFLVAWFGFNLIVDVTSLRHKTLSSAMDDYRREWMLSMCDREVRIMDTAIMSGLQQGTAFFASTALLAIGGGFALLEATDRIVQITGDLSIPVESSRALWEIKVLGLMLIFAYGFFKFGWAYRLFNYASIVMGAVPEHGRANREDVRKMARKAAELNVLAGRHFNRGQRALFFAIGFLGWFAGPFVFAACTLAVLLVLLRRQFASRARAAVLSGQYPSLLSSDKSGE, encoded by the coding sequence ATGCATGCTCTTTCGAACCTGGATATCGCTGCCGCTGTCTGGTTTCTTGTCGCCTGGTTCGGTTTCAACCTGATCGTCGATGTCACCTCTTTGCGGCACAAGACGCTCTCCAGCGCGATGGATGACTACCGCCGTGAATGGATGCTTTCCATGTGCGATCGCGAGGTGCGCATCATGGACACCGCCATCATGTCCGGATTGCAGCAGGGAACGGCGTTTTTCGCCTCGACGGCGCTTCTGGCGATCGGCGGCGGGTTCGCGCTTCTGGAGGCAACCGACCGCATTGTACAGATTACCGGTGACCTTTCGATCCCGGTCGAGAGCAGCAGAGCCCTTTGGGAAATCAAGGTGCTCGGCCTCATGCTCATCTTTGCATATGGGTTTTTCAAGTTCGGCTGGGCGTACAGGCTTTTCAACTATGCCAGTATCGTCATGGGCGCGGTGCCCGAGCACGGCAGGGCCAACCGGGAAGACGTCCGCAAAATGGCACGCAAGGCCGCAGAACTGAATGTTCTGGCCGGACGGCATTTCAACCGCGGCCAGAGAGCCCTGTTTTTTGCGATCGGATTTCTCGGCTGGTTCGCCGGGCCCTTTGTGTTCGCGGCATGTACGCTTGCCGTTCTGCTGGTGCTGCTGCGGCGTCAGTTTGCCTCGCGCGCAAGGGCAGCCGTGCTCTCGGGGCAGTATCCAAGCTTGCTTTCATCGGACAAGTCGGGGGAATAG
- a CDS encoding adenylate/guanylate cyclase domain-containing protein: MVLEAPLVAADVVQWLYSDASYLNDTLEVVSEMAVRLREGHVPVDRATTGIWVVHPNVRAEGSVWTSEGTRELRLYTAENSSDDDYQSSPIKRVHDTVRPVRVRLAQAPEQAEEFPITLELRDEGYTDYIALPMPFSDGSVKVVTFATKAPAGFTKTHIGVFESIVRPLGLVCELKTLRRTAETVLDTYVGRRAGSKVLDGTTRRGQGETIKAVVSFADIRGFTRLSNTLPADMIVSFLNKYFGAMTAAVEAHGGEVLKFIGDEVMAIFPYETEEEARDAARRALLAARETLKRIETINTSNTCAVTPDLSVGIALHAGDVFYGNVGSETRLDFTVVGPVVNLAARIAELAKDLHREVLVSDALSDIMGCRSGLYGRYRVKGFDDPVSVYSPDLSDESKLGYCPESTAALAREAN, translated from the coding sequence ATGGTCCTGGAAGCACCGCTTGTCGCGGCAGACGTTGTGCAATGGCTTTATAGCGACGCGTCGTATCTCAACGATACCTTGGAAGTGGTCAGTGAAATGGCCGTCCGTCTTCGCGAGGGACATGTACCGGTGGACAGGGCAACCACCGGGATCTGGGTCGTTCATCCGAATGTCAGGGCGGAAGGCTCCGTCTGGACAAGTGAGGGGACACGAGAACTGCGTCTCTACACGGCCGAGAACAGCTCTGACGACGACTATCAGTCCAGTCCCATCAAGCGCGTGCACGACACCGTCAGACCTGTGCGCGTCAGGCTCGCGCAAGCGCCTGAACAGGCGGAGGAGTTTCCGATCACGCTCGAGTTGCGCGATGAGGGCTATACAGATTATATCGCGCTGCCGATGCCGTTTTCCGACGGCTCGGTCAAGGTCGTGACCTTCGCCACGAAGGCACCCGCCGGCTTCACCAAAACGCATATCGGCGTGTTTGAGTCGATCGTCCGGCCCCTTGGGCTCGTGTGCGAACTCAAGACGTTGCGCAGGACCGCCGAAACGGTTCTTGATACCTATGTGGGGCGGCGTGCGGGCTCGAAGGTTCTCGACGGAACCACCCGCCGCGGACAGGGCGAAACCATCAAGGCTGTTGTCAGCTTCGCCGACATCCGCGGGTTCACCCGGCTTTCCAACACGCTTCCCGCCGACATGATCGTGTCGTTCCTCAACAAGTATTTCGGGGCGATGACGGCGGCCGTCGAGGCACATGGTGGCGAGGTGCTCAAATTCATCGGCGACGAGGTGATGGCAATCTTCCCTTACGAAACGGAAGAGGAAGCGCGCGATGCGGCCAGGAGGGCGCTGCTTGCGGCACGGGAAACGCTCAAGAGGATCGAGACGATCAATACGAGCAATACCTGCGCGGTCACGCCGGATCTGAGCGTCGGGATAGCGCTGCATGCCGGCGACGTCTTTTACGGCAATGTCGGCAGCGAGACGCGTCTGGACTTCACGGTGGTCGGTCCGGTGGTCAACCTGGCCGCACGGATCGCCGAACTTGCGAAGGACCTGCATCGCGAGGTGCTCGTTTCCGACGCGCTTTCGGACATCATGGGCTGCCGGTCGGGTCTCTATGGCCGCTACCGGGTGAAAGGCTTCGATGATCCGGTTTCCGTCTATTCCCCCGACTTGTCCGATGAAAGCAAGCTTGGATACTGCCCCGAGAGCACGGCTGCCCTTGCGCGCGAGGCAAACTGA
- a CDS encoding DUF1489 family protein: MTLNLLKLCVGADSAESLQAWIDYRVEQARLAGREEVTTHTTRMVPTRRDELLDGGSLYWVIKGKIQVRQHLVDIRPFTDEGGIKRCDLVLEPRLILTRYQPRRPFQGWRYLKPEDAPEDMRSAGDTRTIPDAMRRDLVELCLL; this comes from the coding sequence ATGACGTTAAATCTGTTGAAATTATGTGTGGGGGCGGACAGCGCGGAGTCTCTGCAGGCTTGGATCGACTACCGCGTCGAGCAGGCCAGGCTTGCCGGGCGGGAGGAAGTGACCACGCATACCACGCGGATGGTTCCGACTCGCCGGGACGAACTTCTTGACGGCGGATCGCTCTATTGGGTCATCAAGGGCAAGATCCAGGTCCGTCAGCACCTCGTCGACATTCGCCCTTTTACCGATGAAGGCGGTATCAAACGGTGCGACCTGGTGCTTGAGCCGCGGTTGATCCTGACGCGCTATCAGCCCAGGAGACCTTTCCAGGGCTGGCGCTATCTGAAGCCGGAAGATGCTCCCGAGGACATGCGCTCTGCCGGCGACACGCGCACGATCCCGGACGCAATGCGGCGCGATCTCGTTGAGCTTTGTCTGCTCTAG
- a CDS encoding VWA domain-containing protein — protein sequence MAKSRDGMVETPLRQGSQSPSTVDDVSAFLEKAKTTKPQPGSGGRLIFALDATMSRQPTWDRACHIQAEMFQEAGKIGGLKIKLVYFRGFGECRASRWFERSDELARAMSRISVQGGRTQIGKVLSAALQSASDEKIAAVVYVGDCMEEDVDMLCDKAGQLGLLGVPMFLFQEGRDAVAEQAFREMARLTKGAYCPFDAGSAQQLAELLKAVAVFATGGHKALQALEKKGGQGARLLLQQIKPG from the coding sequence ATGGCAAAATCCAGAGACGGTATGGTGGAAACACCGCTCAGGCAGGGCTCACAAAGCCCGTCCACCGTTGATGATGTTTCCGCTTTTCTGGAAAAAGCGAAGACAACCAAACCCCAGCCGGGGAGCGGCGGGCGCCTGATATTTGCCCTGGATGCCACGATGAGCCGTCAGCCGACCTGGGACAGGGCCTGTCACATCCAGGCGGAAATGTTTCAGGAAGCGGGCAAGATCGGCGGGCTGAAAATCAAGCTTGTCTATTTCCGCGGTTTTGGCGAATGCAGGGCATCGAGATGGTTCGAGCGCAGTGATGAACTTGCGCGTGCGATGAGCCGGATTTCCGTTCAGGGCGGGCGCACGCAGATCGGCAAGGTCCTCTCCGCGGCGCTCCAGTCAGCGTCGGACGAGAAAATCGCGGCGGTCGTCTATGTCGGCGACTGCATGGAGGAAGATGTGGACATGCTTTGCGACAAGGCCGGTCAGCTCGGCCTGCTCGGTGTGCCCATGTTCTTGTTCCAGGAAGGACGCGACGCCGTCGCCGAGCAGGCCTTCCGCGAGATGGCGCGTCTGACGAAGGGGGCGTATTGCCCGTTCGACGCCGGCTCTGCGCAGCAGCTTGCCGAACTCTTGAAAGCGGTCGCAGTTTTTGCAACTGGTGGGCACAAGGCGCTTCAGGCGCTTGAAAAGAAAGGCGGGCAGGGCGCCCGTCTGCTGTTGCAGCAAATCAAGCCTGGCTGA
- a CDS encoding Clp protease ClpP, with protein sequence MTLYLKLGGREAMVKAMPRLRARLEQDPCFDLSRLQKEFERAEDFTEFLIFLVGGAPFYDGKPICELLSPICTCKEVYDRFVDHLVMVLFAGKRSENDETDIRDLMTTLRPQVLDPRPVDPIMVYSVEQELISA encoded by the coding sequence ATGACACTCTATTTGAAACTCGGTGGTCGCGAAGCGATGGTGAAGGCAATGCCGCGCTTGCGTGCCAGACTTGAACAGGATCCCTGTTTCGACCTCTCGCGGCTCCAGAAGGAATTCGAGCGCGCCGAAGACTTTACGGAATTCCTGATCTTCCTGGTTGGTGGCGCTCCGTTTTACGACGGCAAGCCGATCTGTGAGCTTCTATCCCCGATTTGCACGTGCAAGGAGGTTTACGACCGGTTCGTTGACCATCTCGTCATGGTGCTGTTCGCAGGAAAGAGAAGCGAAAACGATGAAACGGACATCCGTGATCTGATGACGACCTTGCGTCCGCAGGTTCTCGACCCGAGACCTGTTGACCCGATCATGGTCTACTCGGTGGAGCAGGAGTTGATCAGCGCCTGA
- a CDS encoding agmatinase, with protein sequence MTDPFFHPVSGFDLPRFAGVPTFMRLPHVALDDAKIAEVEIGLIGAPWDGGTTNRPGPRHGPRQLRDMSTMIRAQNGATGVRPFELTNCADLGDVGPNPASVDDSLTRMTAFYDRVREQGIRPLTAGGDHLCSLPILRALAKHKPLGMIHFDSHTDLFKSYFGGMQYTHGTPFRRAVEEGLLDPKRVIQIGIRGTAYDSEDRDFADSVGIRVVPIEEFHARGPDDVMVEAREIAGSQDTYVSYDIDFVDPAFAPGTGTPEVGGPNSFQALQVARLLEGVNIVGADLVEVSPPFDQAGATAFLGVSIMFEMLCNMALAAKK encoded by the coding sequence ATGACCGATCCGTTCTTCCACCCGGTATCCGGGTTTGATTTGCCTCGCTTTGCCGGTGTCCCGACATTCATGAGGTTGCCGCATGTGGCGCTCGATGACGCCAAGATAGCAGAGGTCGAGATCGGCCTGATTGGCGCGCCGTGGGACGGCGGAACGACCAACAGGCCGGGTCCGCGCCACGGACCCAGACAGTTGCGCGACATGTCGACGATGATCCGGGCCCAGAACGGGGCAACCGGCGTACGTCCCTTCGAGCTGACAAACTGCGCCGATCTGGGGGATGTCGGGCCGAACCCGGCGAGCGTCGACGACAGCCTCACGCGCATGACCGCGTTTTACGACCGGGTCCGTGAACAGGGCATCCGGCCCCTTACCGCCGGCGGCGACCACTTGTGTTCTCTTCCGATCCTGCGTGCGCTCGCGAAGCACAAGCCGCTTGGGATGATCCATTTCGACAGTCACACGGATCTTTTCAAGAGCTATTTCGGCGGCATGCAATACACCCACGGCACGCCGTTCAGGCGCGCGGTCGAAGAAGGCCTTCTCGACCCCAAAAGGGTCATTCAGATCGGCATTCGCGGTACTGCCTACGACAGTGAAGACAGGGACTTTGCGGACAGCGTCGGCATCCGTGTCGTTCCCATCGAAGAGTTTCATGCGCGCGGTCCCGATGACGTCATGGTCGAGGCGAGAGAGATCGCCGGCTCGCAGGACACCTATGTTTCCTATGACATCGACTTCGTCGATCCTGCTTTTGCGCCGGGAACGGGAACTCCTGAAGTCGGCGGGCCGAATTCGTTCCAGGCCTTGCAGGTTGCCAGGCTGCTGGAAGGGGTGAACATTGTCGGGGCCGACCTCGTCGAAGTTTCGCCGCCTTTCGATCAGGCGGGCGCAACCGCCTTCCTGGGCGTGTCGATCATGTTCGAGATGCTGTGCAACATGGCCCTTGCGGCAAAGAAATGA
- a CDS encoding ACT domain-containing protein, translating to MTGETDLHTLIAQMRPMLDPEPYVFCTFANRTFQDLVDYDAIGLFAETEGTTAILPVERARELGLADAEWFRRITLTVHSSLEAVGLTAAIAAALTKEGISANVVAAYFHDHVFVPAERADDALDALRKLAQYGE from the coding sequence ATGACCGGCGAAACCGACCTGCATACCCTGATCGCGCAGATGCGCCCCATGCTCGATCCGGAACCGTATGTCTTTTGCACATTTGCGAACCGGACATTTCAGGATCTCGTCGACTATGATGCGATTGGCCTTTTCGCCGAAACCGAGGGCACAACAGCGATCCTGCCGGTTGAACGGGCGCGGGAGTTGGGGCTGGCAGATGCCGAGTGGTTTCGCAGGATTACGTTGACCGTGCATTCCTCCCTCGAGGCGGTCGGCCTGACGGCTGCCATCGCGGCTGCCCTGACGAAGGAAGGGATTTCCGCCAATGTCGTGGCAGCCTATTTTCATGATCACGTGTTCGTTCCGGCCGAGAGAGCAGACGATGCACTGGATGCCCTTCGAAAACTGGCGCAGTACGGCGAGTAG
- a CDS encoding adenylate/guanylate cyclase domain-containing protein, which produces MQRVKRRLSAIMCADVAQYSKLMERDEDGTLDRLRAYREVMSSLTERHNGRIVNTWGDAVIIEFASVIEAVQCAVDIQNELSLRNAELPEMNRMEFRVGINLGDIMVEGDDIYGDGVNVAARLQELAPRGGIMLSQSVYDQVKAKVALGFEPLGPQVVKNVSEPVETYAVRLGGRNSPTEVMDDREEDTQAQTSASDQPQWDKDTRAVANGFEQARRWLRMQPRRVRTCVVLIGFFFVLNLLTTGLSTLWFVWPSLPFAFLLAWHFIVGRRHTAAEERPPQGE; this is translated from the coding sequence ATGCAACGGGTCAAGCGGCGTCTGTCGGCGATTATGTGCGCGGATGTTGCACAATATTCCAAGCTCATGGAGCGGGACGAGGACGGCACGCTGGACAGGCTGCGCGCGTATCGGGAGGTCATGTCCTCTCTGACGGAGCGGCACAACGGCCGGATCGTGAACACGTGGGGCGACGCCGTCATCATCGAATTCGCGTCCGTGATCGAAGCGGTCCAGTGCGCCGTTGACATTCAGAACGAGCTGTCGCTCCGCAATGCCGAGCTTCCCGAAATGAACCGGATGGAGTTTCGCGTCGGGATCAATCTCGGCGATATCATGGTCGAGGGCGATGATATCTATGGGGATGGCGTCAATGTTGCAGCGCGGCTGCAGGAGCTGGCTCCGCGCGGCGGGATCATGCTGTCCCAATCCGTCTACGACCAGGTAAAGGCGAAGGTCGCGCTCGGGTTCGAACCGCTCGGGCCGCAGGTTGTCAAGAATGTCAGCGAACCGGTAGAGACCTATGCGGTGCGGCTGGGTGGCCGGAATTCGCCAACCGAAGTGATGGATGATCGGGAGGAGGACACGCAGGCGCAGACCAGCGCGTCCGATCAGCCGCAATGGGACAAGGACACGCGGGCAGTCGCAAACGGGTTCGAACAGGCGCGTCGCTGGCTGCGTATGCAGCCCAGACGGGTGCGGACCTGTGTTGTGCTGATCGGGTTCTTTTTCGTGCTGAATCTTCTGACGACCGGGCTCTCGACCCTGTGGTTCGTATGGCCGTCGCTTCCATTCGCGTTTCTCCTCGCCTGGCATTTCATTGTCGGGCGCAGGCACACAGCGGCGGAAGAACGTCCGCCCCAGGGCGAATAA
- a CDS encoding SDR family NAD(P)-dependent oxidoreductase, translated as MSMDVFVTGGTGTIGAAVVKNLISKGSRVIALARSEASADRLRALGASAYPGDLKNPESWVERAASCEAVVHAGATFTEDMGRVDRLSMLSLKQAAKHRKQPLKLVYTGGIWLFPETVGADVITEKTPFAPIPAFRFMAETIRTLSHGTDLNLVVIHPALVCSLTEGPIARMTQALKDGVPFRTSAGPQTMWPLVEANDLASLYSLALQHARFRMTLLASSVPGISVGHLASHISARHGAPLKIETTGTAIDQDHRTDFDAGYALSQRVDTAHTRRTAGWEPEYATIEDLVVSLSR; from the coding sequence ATGTCTATGGACGTGTTTGTAACCGGCGGCACCGGGACAATCGGTGCAGCTGTTGTGAAAAACCTGATCTCGAAAGGAAGCCGCGTCATTGCACTTGCACGCTCGGAGGCTTCCGCTGACAGGTTGCGCGCACTTGGCGCGAGCGCGTATCCCGGCGATCTGAAGAACCCGGAAAGCTGGGTTGAGAGAGCCGCCTCCTGTGAGGCCGTCGTGCATGCGGGAGCTACCTTTACCGAAGACATGGGACGTGTCGACCGCCTGTCCATGCTGTCGCTCAAGCAGGCCGCAAAGCACAGGAAACAGCCGCTGAAACTCGTCTATACGGGCGGTATCTGGCTGTTCCCCGAAACTGTGGGCGCAGACGTTATCACCGAAAAGACGCCTTTCGCCCCCATTCCGGCGTTCCGCTTCATGGCGGAAACGATCCGCACCCTGTCTCACGGGACCGACCTCAATCTCGTGGTCATTCATCCCGCGCTGGTCTGCAGTCTGACAGAGGGCCCCATCGCCCGGATGACACAAGCACTCAAGGACGGAGTGCCCTTCAGGACAAGTGCCGGGCCGCAAACCATGTGGCCTCTTGTCGAAGCCAATGATCTGGCGTCTCTCTACAGCCTTGCCCTCCAGCACGCCAGATTCAGAATGACACTTCTGGCGAGCTCCGTACCGGGCATTTCCGTCGGGCATCTGGCCTCACACATCTCCGCCCGGCACGGCGCACCGCTGAAGATCGAGACGACCGGTACCGCGATCGATCAGGATCACCGTACCGACTTCGACGCGGGCTACGCACTGTCGCAACGGGTTGACACCGCGCATACACGGCGCACCGCTGGATGGGAGCCGGAATACGCCACCATCGAGGATCTCGTCGTTTCTCTTTCCCGTTAA
- a CDS encoding DnaJ domain-containing protein: MFYFLIGLILLAAVVFGARSFVQANPADLARKVRTLGGVALLLIGGVFLVTGRFMFAIPTIGFGLSLLGLAGLGGLTGTYKPNKSSGQRSRVRTAMIEMELDHDTGEMTGVVLAGSFQGRNLDDLAEEQLHAFWQECLQDDQSLKLVEAYLDRRFSGWREHFQSDGTEGQGSPASSGPMTDEEAYEILGLSPDAGDAEIRAAHRRLMLRVHPDKGGSGFLAAKINEAKDTLLRRH; the protein is encoded by the coding sequence ATGTTCTATTTTCTTATCGGATTGATCCTGCTTGCGGCCGTTGTTTTCGGCGCCCGCAGTTTTGTTCAGGCGAACCCGGCGGATCTTGCCCGCAAGGTACGCACCCTTGGCGGCGTCGCGTTGCTGCTGATCGGAGGCGTGTTTCTCGTGACCGGGAGGTTCATGTTCGCCATTCCCACGATCGGATTCGGCCTGTCACTGCTCGGACTGGCGGGACTGGGCGGACTGACCGGAACATACAAGCCCAACAAATCGTCCGGTCAACGATCGCGGGTGAGGACGGCGATGATCGAGATGGAACTGGATCATGATACCGGCGAGATGACCGGCGTTGTGCTGGCCGGCAGTTTTCAGGGCCGCAATCTTGACGATCTTGCAGAAGAACAGCTTCATGCCTTCTGGCAGGAATGTCTGCAGGACGACCAGAGCCTGAAACTAGTCGAAGCTTATCTCGACCGCCGGTTTTCCGGATGGCGTGAACACTTCCAGTCGGATGGAACAGAGGGGCAGGGAAGCCCGGCGAGCTCTGGCCCCATGACAGATGAGGAGGCCTACGAGATCCTGGGGCTTTCTCCCGATGCCGGGGACGCGGAAATTCGAGCCGCGCACCGCAGGCTTATGCTGCGCGTTCATCCCGACAAGGGAGGATCCGGCTTCCTCGCGGCGAAAATCAACGAGGCTAAAGACACGCTTCTCAGAAGACATTGA
- a CDS encoding serine hydrolase, which produces MARIGKILALSTLALALPATANANPKYAGIVVDAKTGKTLYASSADAYRYPASLTKIMTLYVVFQELEAGRLTLSSRLKVSKYAAGRPPSKLGLKPGKTIKVKDAILALVTKSANDVATVVAENIGGSEKKFAERMTRTARALGMKKTTFRNPHGLPNSGQRTTARDMATLGRAIQEHFPQYYGYFKTRSYKYGGRTYGNHNKLLGSVKGVDGIKTGYIRASGFNLVTSVNRNGRQIVAVVMGGRSGASRNAQMTKLISRYLSKASRGKKTVPAIAKGGAAPTFVASALKSPPLPKAKPGSRQAPATGAPMVLAFNAGSQKPAVPDPSPSGDPAVTKAVADTAPKTIPGFGEAVPVPPKLVKQRFDETFAVATALPPVPRESPGLDLTTNSTGNKALLDAARGAATKATASASPRGNSPVPAKTITVETVRIETIPAPEAVEAPRAIAIASATAAPQVEPETRGDSVTVATSDRPDIEPGWQVQIAASETENQAVALLKKAKARTGAALRGRSPYTEPVDANGTTLYRARFVGFENKTAARRACRTLKKAKFACFAIYQ; this is translated from the coding sequence ATGGCTCGGATCGGCAAAATTCTCGCTCTCAGCACGTTGGCGCTTGCATTGCCGGCGACGGCGAATGCCAACCCGAAATATGCGGGAATCGTCGTTGACGCCAAAACGGGTAAGACACTCTACGCGTCTTCGGCTGACGCCTATCGCTACCCGGCCTCCCTCACCAAGATCATGACGCTCTACGTCGTTTTCCAAGAACTTGAGGCGGGACGCTTGACCCTGAGTTCAAGGTTAAAGGTTTCGAAATACGCGGCAGGCCGCCCGCCTTCCAAGCTCGGCCTGAAGCCCGGCAAGACGATCAAGGTGAAGGACGCCATCCTCGCGCTCGTGACCAAGTCGGCAAACGATGTTGCTACCGTGGTTGCCGAGAACATCGGCGGCTCGGAGAAAAAATTCGCGGAGCGGATGACGCGGACGGCGCGCGCGCTCGGAATGAAGAAGACCACGTTCCGCAACCCGCATGGTCTTCCCAACTCCGGACAACGCACCACGGCTCGCGACATGGCGACCCTGGGACGCGCGATTCAGGAGCACTTCCCTCAGTATTACGGTTACTTCAAGACGCGTTCCTACAAATATGGCGGCCGGACATACGGCAACCACAACAAGCTGCTCGGCAGCGTCAAGGGTGTGGACGGCATCAAGACAGGCTACATCCGTGCTTCGGGTTTCAATCTCGTGACATCGGTCAACCGCAATGGACGTCAGATTGTCGCCGTTGTCATGGGCGGACGCTCGGGCGCTTCAAGAAATGCGCAGATGACCAAGCTGATCAGCCGATACCTCTCCAAGGCGAGCCGCGGCAAGAAAACCGTTCCTGCGATCGCCAAGGGCGGGGCAGCCCCGACCTTCGTCGCCTCGGCGCTCAAGTCGCCGCCGCTGCCAAAGGCCAAACCGGGCAGCCGGCAGGCACCTGCAACCGGTGCGCCGATGGTTCTGGCCTTCAACGCCGGTTCACAGAAACCTGCCGTTCCGGATCCCTCCCCGTCCGGCGACCCGGCAGTGACGAAAGCCGTTGCGGACACCGCACCGAAGACAATCCCGGGCTTCGGCGAAGCCGTCCCGGTCCCGCCGAAACTGGTCAAGCAGCGGTTTGACGAAACCTTTGCAGTCGCGACCGCTCTGCCGCCGGTCCCGCGCGAAAGCCCCGGCCTTGATTTGACGACGAACTCGACCGGCAACAAGGCCCTGCTGGATGCGGCAAGAGGCGCGGCGACAAAGGCAACCGCCAGCGCATCGCCACGCGGCAACAGCCCTGTGCCCGCCAAGACAATCACCGTTGAAACGGTGAGGATCGAAACAATCCCGGCGCCTGAAGCTGTCGAAGCACCTCGGGCAATTGCTATCGCCTCGGCGACAGCGGCGCCGCAGGTTGAACCGGAAACGCGTGGCGACAGTGTAACCGTGGCCACCAGCGACAGGCCGGACATCGAGCCGGGCTGGCAGGTTCAGATCGCAGCATCGGAAACGGAGAACCAGGCCGTCGCTCTGTTGAAAAAGGCAAAGGCCAGAACCGGCGCGGCGCTGCGCGGACGCTCACCTTACACCGAACCAGTCGATGCCAACGGAACAACGCTTTACCGGGCACGTTTCGTCGGCTTCGAAAACAAGACCGCAGCGCGCAGGGCCTGCAGAACCCTCAAAAAGGCAAAATTCGCCTGCTTCGCCATCTATCAGTAA
- a CDS encoding YdcF family protein has translation MFFYISKIGYFFIQPSNLLIAVALLGLVLKGINRWPVTGIRLVWLAVFGFAVCGLSPAANWLILPLEERFPRPDVTRSYDGIIVLGGAVDTVVTGGRGDTALTTSGERITIAARLAATLPDARVVHTGGKGVIIQSQATEAEGAAKLFEDFGIAPDRVVLEDASRNTWQNAVLTKKLIDPQPGQTWLLVTSAYHMPRAMGVFEQAGWTGVTAYPVDYRTRGLEDRGLAFSGASKGLRRFDLAFREWLGLLVYRITGRTPALLPGPDA, from the coding sequence ATGTTCTTCTACATTTCCAAGATCGGGTATTTTTTCATCCAGCCGTCGAATCTCCTGATCGCGGTCGCGCTGCTTGGTCTGGTGCTCAAAGGCATCAACCGATGGCCGGTGACCGGGATCCGTCTGGTCTGGCTGGCTGTGTTCGGATTTGCGGTATGTGGCCTCTCGCCGGCGGCGAACTGGCTCATTCTACCCCTGGAAGAGCGGTTTCCGCGGCCGGACGTGACCAGATCCTACGACGGGATCATCGTTCTGGGCGGGGCGGTCGATACGGTCGTGACCGGCGGCCGGGGAGATACGGCACTCACGACATCAGGCGAGAGAATCACGATCGCGGCGCGGCTCGCTGCAACCCTGCCGGATGCGCGGGTCGTTCATACCGGCGGCAAAGGCGTCATCATCCAGTCCCAGGCGACGGAAGCCGAAGGAGCCGCAAAACTGTTCGAAGATTTCGGAATAGCGCCGGATCGTGTCGTTCTTGAAGACGCCTCAAGAAACACCTGGCAAAATGCCGTTCTGACCAAAAAGCTGATTGATCCGCAACCCGGGCAGACCTGGCTGCTCGTGACGTCGGCCTACCACATGCCGAGGGCCATGGGCGTTTTTGAACAGGCGGGCTGGACCGGGGTCACCGCGTATCCGGTCGACTACAGGACGCGCGGGCTGGAGGACCGAGGGCTTGCCTTCTCCGGCGCCTCGAAGGGATTGCGCCGCTTTGATCTGGCATTCAGGGAATGGCTCGGACTTCTCGTTTACCGGATCACGGGGCGCACCCCTGCGCTCCTGCCCGGGCCGGATGCATAA
- a CDS encoding ATP-dependent Clp protease proteolytic subunit: MKNYATNVPARLDDDEDDKPKSQPSIQVDKHLFEARTVLITGPVTQDMARDVCARMLALAQVSNDPITVIVSSPGGHVESGDMIHDTIKFIAPEVRILGMGWVASAGALIYVSVPKENRFCTPNTRFLLHQPSGGAGGMATDIEIQAKEIIKMRDRLNKIFADATGQPIDRIEKDTDRDYWMSPDEGIEYGLVGKVVTSVEELG; encoded by the coding sequence ATGAAAAACTACGCAACGAATGTGCCAGCACGTCTCGATGACGACGAAGACGACAAACCCAAGAGCCAGCCTTCGATCCAGGTCGACAAGCATCTGTTCGAGGCCCGCACGGTGCTGATCACCGGTCCGGTCACCCAGGACATGGCGCGCGACGTTTGCGCGCGGATGCTTGCCTTGGCACAGGTTTCCAACGATCCGATCACCGTGATTGTTTCCTCGCCCGGCGGTCACGTCGAATCCGGCGACATGATCCACGACACGATCAAGTTCATTGCACCGGAAGTCCGCATTCTCGGCATGGGCTGGGTGGCAAGCGCGGGTGCGCTCATCTACGTATCGGTGCCCAAGGAAAACCGTTTCTGCACGCCGAACACGCGGTTCCTCCTTCACCAACCGTCCGGTGGCGCCGGCGGCATGGCGACCGACATCGAGATCCAGGCCAAGGAAATCATCAAGATGCGTGACCGGTTGAACAAGATATTCGCGGATGCGACCGGCCAGCCGATCGACCGGATCGAGAAAGACACGGACCGGGACTACTGGATGAGCCCCGATGAGGGTATCGAGTATGGTCTTGTTGGGAAGGTCGTCACCAGCGTGGAAGAGCTGGGCTGA